In Paenibacillus sp. BIC5C1, a genomic segment contains:
- a CDS encoding pyridoxamine 5'-phosphate oxidase family protein, which translates to MNLTQLSTEWMEWFNGQDLEQKQHEAMQLLTVSEDGWPHQAMISMGEVIAIAPNLLRLALWPGTQTSMNMSRTGKATLIAVHQQSLSAIRLNVTSLPQLMEAVHPRDRFEAQVLNVRVDHAPYAEITSGVTFQLKDEAGAISRWRETIEELRQ; encoded by the coding sequence ATGAATTTAACACAGCTTAGTACTGAATGGATGGAGTGGTTCAATGGACAGGATCTGGAGCAGAAGCAGCACGAAGCGATGCAATTGCTGACTGTGTCCGAAGATGGCTGGCCGCATCAGGCGATGATTAGTATGGGGGAAGTTATTGCTATCGCGCCCAACTTGCTGAGACTGGCTTTATGGCCGGGAACACAGACAAGTATGAATATGAGCCGAACAGGCAAGGCTACCTTGATTGCTGTTCATCAGCAAAGTTTGTCAGCTATTCGTCTGAATGTGACTTCACTGCCGCAACTCATGGAAGCTGTGCATCCGAGAGATCGTTTTGAAGCTCAGGTGTTAAACGTTCGTGTAGATCATGCACCCTATGCGGAGATTACTTCTGGGGTAACATTTCAATTAAAAGACGAAGCTGGGGCCATCTCACGCTGGAGAGAGACCATAGAAGAATTACGACAATAG
- the ade gene encoding adenine deaminase, with translation MNTPSFERPLMADCVPDLVATARGDLPATLVIRGGTLVNVVSGEILPGMSVAVQGARIAYVGKDVSHTIGENTRIIEAEGKYIAPGLLDGHCHIESTQMKVTEFARAVLPSGTTGGFFDPHEISNVLGLKGLRLMLDEARTTPMAAYMQVASCVPSTHPGLETTGAYIGPEEVAEALSWGPDMIGLGEVMNFPGVVYGDETMIGEIQATLRAGKVADGHFTWAADDWRLPAYAASGVTGDHECVTKEDVVERLRLGMYAKMRQGSAWHDVAETIKACTELGLDTRRMMLVTDDRSSESLLKEGHMDFVVRLAISQGVKPVTAFQMATINTAERFGVARDIGAVIPGNIADIILLDGRLADVRVGMTIAAGHVVAESGKMTAVWDSFTYPEEALNTVKLEANIQPKDMELSAPITEGTIGAKVIHVTENHVDTKEQHVNVTVEHGNVVVSTSDEICKIAVIERHKQTGNRAVALVGGIGFTGPAAIAMTVAHDSHNLLIIGNDDALMAEAGNRVIGMQGGVAVVTASGVTEFPLRIAGLMSTESFEVVAAQSAAISEALQSAGCTLNNAFMTLSLLALVVIPELRLSDKGLVRISAEGIELVSLFDEMVENTPAAPAGN, from the coding sequence ATGAACACACCATCTTTTGAACGCCCATTAATGGCGGATTGCGTACCGGATCTGGTGGCAACAGCACGGGGAGATTTGCCTGCTACCTTGGTCATTCGGGGCGGAACGCTGGTTAATGTGGTGTCGGGTGAAATTTTGCCAGGCATGTCTGTAGCGGTACAGGGAGCCCGGATTGCATATGTTGGCAAAGATGTAAGTCATACGATCGGAGAAAATACACGTATTATTGAGGCAGAAGGCAAGTACATTGCTCCCGGATTGCTGGATGGGCACTGTCACATTGAAAGTACACAAATGAAAGTAACCGAGTTTGCAAGAGCTGTTCTGCCTTCCGGAACAACGGGAGGGTTCTTTGACCCGCATGAAATCTCCAACGTGCTTGGACTTAAAGGTTTGCGATTGATGCTGGATGAAGCTCGGACGACGCCAATGGCTGCATATATGCAGGTGGCTTCCTGTGTTCCTTCCACACATCCTGGACTGGAGACAACAGGCGCTTATATTGGACCGGAAGAAGTGGCGGAAGCTCTTTCCTGGGGGCCCGATATGATTGGTCTCGGTGAAGTGATGAACTTCCCTGGGGTTGTGTACGGGGACGAGACGATGATCGGTGAGATCCAGGCGACGCTTCGGGCAGGGAAGGTGGCAGATGGTCACTTCACTTGGGCGGCGGATGACTGGCGTCTGCCAGCATACGCAGCAAGCGGCGTTACAGGGGATCATGAATGTGTTACGAAGGAAGATGTGGTGGAGCGCCTGCGGCTTGGCATGTACGCCAAAATGCGTCAGGGCTCTGCATGGCATGACGTTGCGGAAACGATCAAAGCCTGTACTGAGCTTGGCCTGGATACACGCCGCATGATGCTGGTGACGGATGACCGGAGTTCAGAATCACTGCTCAAAGAAGGCCATATGGACTTTGTTGTACGTTTGGCCATTTCTCAAGGGGTGAAGCCGGTTACCGCTTTCCAGATGGCGACGATTAATACGGCTGAACGTTTCGGTGTAGCGCGCGACATTGGTGCGGTTATTCCGGGGAATATCGCCGACATTATTTTGCTGGATGGACGCTTGGCAGATGTCCGTGTAGGCATGACGATTGCCGCAGGGCATGTCGTGGCAGAGAGCGGCAAAATGACTGCAGTCTGGGACAGCTTCACGTATCCGGAAGAGGCGCTGAACACCGTGAAACTGGAAGCGAACATTCAGCCGAAGGATATGGAGCTATCTGCGCCAATTACTGAAGGAACAATTGGAGCAAAAGTGATTCATGTGACGGAGAATCATGTGGATACCAAAGAGCAGCATGTTAATGTCACGGTAGAACATGGCAATGTCGTCGTTTCAACTTCAGATGAGATCTGCAAAATTGCGGTGATCGAGCGTCACAAACAAACGGGCAATCGTGCCGTTGCCCTTGTTGGGGGCATTGGCTTCACAGGCCCTGCGGCCATTGCAATGACCGTAGCCCATGACAGTCACAATCTGCTTATTATCGGTAATGATGACGCATTGATGGCTGAGGCGGGCAACCGGGTCATTGGCATGCAGGGCGGCGTAGCCGTCGTGACAGCCTCTGGTGTGACCGAATTCCCGCTGCGTATTGCAGGGCTGATGTCCACGGAATCTTTTGAAGTGGTAGCAGCTCAATCTGCTGCTATAAGTGAAGCGTTACAGTCTGCTGGCTGTACGTTAAATAACGCGTTTATGACGCTGTCTCTGCTGGCACTTGTTGTTATTCCGGAATTGCGCTTGTCTGATAAAGGCTTGGTGCGCATTTCGGCAGAAGGCATTGAGCTGGTATCCCTGTTCGATGAAATGGTGGAGAATACACCGGCTGCTCCAGCTGGTAATTAA
- a CDS encoding AraC family transcriptional regulator, whose translation MERERLREDRIHGNAMYPVSVYPDIQQLNGDSILDCHWHDEMEFTMVTQGSAVFQIDMNTVEVQAGEAIFINRGEIHAGYLKGDVPCVFSSIVFNPELLGSRTFDAVQEKFVGPLVHKTVLPPYHIQTDEAWGQEIIFHLKRIFADHAAGTPTCEMTTKAYLYLIFAQMFEHMRPASLKRTIPSSSHDKVERLKSVLSYIHKRYPEPLKLKELADEANMSEGHFCRFFKQMVQKSPVDYINYYRIQQACVQLENTDHKIVDIAMDVGFEHLSYFITTFKKHKNITPSQYRKMFYEKVAMEPALV comes from the coding sequence ATGGAACGTGAACGATTACGCGAAGACCGGATTCACGGCAATGCCATGTACCCAGTCAGTGTGTATCCGGATATTCAACAATTGAATGGCGACAGTATTCTCGATTGCCACTGGCATGATGAAATGGAATTCACCATGGTCACTCAGGGCAGTGCAGTTTTTCAAATCGATATGAATACGGTAGAGGTTCAGGCGGGAGAAGCCATCTTTATCAATCGGGGGGAAATTCACGCAGGCTATCTGAAAGGCGATGTCCCTTGTGTTTTTTCATCCATCGTATTTAACCCGGAGCTGTTAGGCAGTCGTACGTTCGATGCTGTACAAGAGAAATTCGTTGGCCCACTAGTGCACAAAACGGTTCTCCCCCCTTACCATATCCAAACCGATGAAGCGTGGGGACAAGAAATTATTTTCCATTTGAAACGTATTTTCGCCGATCATGCCGCCGGGACACCAACCTGCGAGATGACAACCAAAGCTTACCTCTATCTAATATTTGCACAAATGTTTGAACATATGAGACCTGCTTCACTCAAAAGGACCATTCCGTCAAGCAGTCATGATAAAGTGGAGCGTCTGAAATCAGTGTTAAGCTATATTCACAAGCGTTACCCCGAACCACTCAAGTTAAAAGAACTGGCAGATGAAGCCAATATGAGCGAAGGACACTTTTGTCGCTTTTTCAAACAGATGGTGCAGAAAAGTCCGGTCGACTATATCAACTATTATCGCATCCAGCAGGCCTGTGTTCAGCTTGAGAATACCGATCACAAAATTGTGGATATTGCCATGGACGTTGGGTTCGAGCATTTGAGCTATTTCATTACAACATTCAAGAAACACAAGAACATTACCCCGTCCCAATATCGCAAAATGTTTTATGAGAAAGTGGCGATGGAACCTGCATTGGTCTAA
- the helD gene encoding RNA polymerase recycling motor HelD, whose amino-acid sequence MSTDQQWSEEQQRVNVVTEQIDRKIDILEKEVGSFRDEVVGMRKDFWDEVTMNFSEADDVGETSTSMRQQSQVLSDRERSHLNTAAALDKMKRLHHSPYFGRIDFKENGYPNAERIYLGIASLLDEKEESFLVYDWRAPISNLYYDGAPGPVTYHTPSGGISGDIEMKRQFVIRDGRIRFMFDTGVTIGDELLQAVLSRTSDAQMKSIVATIQKEQNRIIRNDRTRMLIVQGAAGSGKTSAALQRVAYLLYKYREHLQADQMVLFSPNPMFNSYVSTVLPELGEENMLQTTFQEYLERRLGREYQLEDPFIQLEYVLTGTEDPEYEARMSGIRFKSSESFLKVITRYKDSMMSEGMKFKPVRFQGRAVVTAEAMAEKFYSFEPSVKLVNRLEILRDWMLKELSAFGKGELEAPWVDQQMDLMEPEDLQRAYQRLKRKQKGKADTFDDFQQEREILARMVVSDRLKPLRKWIKSLRFVDVRQLYAHLFNDRAQMVRLLGEEALPSHWEEIGEMTLRRLRVQELAYEDITPYLYLRELLLGFHINSNIRHVIIDEAQDYSAFQLAFMKRLFPRSKITALGDFNQAIYAHSSVLSGTGPLTNLYGPENTEVIELTRSYRSTQEIVEFTRGMVPGGEEIVPFNRGGEKPKVIVSSNEQEHLDVITADLKHLIQEGYESVAVICKTAEESKDIHEALSKVLPATPKLIKKTTLAFERGVHVIPAYLAKGVEFDAVLIYDGSASQYAQEHERKLFYTACTRAMHLLHIYCMGKPSPFITSQSEELYDMGKVSAAQAD is encoded by the coding sequence ATGAGTACAGACCAGCAATGGAGCGAGGAGCAACAGCGGGTCAATGTTGTAACGGAACAGATTGATCGGAAAATCGACATCCTGGAAAAAGAGGTAGGTTCCTTCAGGGACGAAGTTGTGGGAATGAGAAAAGACTTCTGGGACGAAGTCACCATGAACTTCAGCGAAGCAGATGACGTGGGTGAGACCTCCACCAGTATGAGGCAGCAATCACAGGTTCTATCGGATCGGGAGCGCAGTCATCTGAATACGGCAGCAGCGCTGGACAAAATGAAACGGCTGCATCATTCACCGTATTTTGGCCGCATTGATTTTAAGGAAAATGGCTACCCCAATGCAGAGCGAATCTATCTGGGTATCGCATCATTACTGGATGAGAAGGAGGAATCCTTCCTTGTCTATGACTGGCGAGCACCCATATCGAACCTGTATTACGATGGTGCGCCAGGTCCGGTCACGTATCATACCCCGAGCGGTGGGATAAGTGGCGATATTGAGATGAAGCGGCAGTTTGTCATTCGGGATGGACGTATCCGGTTTATGTTCGACACCGGGGTTACGATTGGGGATGAACTGTTACAGGCTGTTCTCAGTCGAACCTCGGATGCACAGATGAAAAGCATTGTAGCGACGATCCAGAAGGAACAGAACCGGATTATCCGTAATGACCGGACTCGCATGCTGATCGTGCAGGGAGCTGCTGGCAGTGGTAAAACATCGGCTGCACTCCAACGAGTGGCGTATCTTCTCTATAAATACCGTGAGCATCTGCAAGCAGATCAGATGGTCCTTTTTTCGCCAAATCCGATGTTCAACAGTTATGTTTCCACCGTACTGCCTGAGCTTGGGGAAGAAAATATGCTGCAAACGACCTTCCAGGAGTATCTGGAACGCCGTTTGGGCCGTGAGTATCAGCTGGAAGACCCATTCATTCAGCTTGAATACGTATTGACCGGAACAGAAGATCCTGAGTATGAAGCGCGTATGTCCGGTATTCGATTCAAGTCATCCGAATCTTTCCTGAAGGTGATAACTCGCTATAAGGACAGCATGATGTCTGAAGGTATGAAGTTTAAGCCGGTTCGTTTCCAGGGGCGGGCTGTAGTTACAGCTGAGGCCATGGCCGAGAAATTCTATAGCTTCGAGCCATCCGTCAAATTGGTGAATCGATTGGAAATCCTGCGGGACTGGATGCTGAAAGAGTTATCGGCCTTTGGCAAAGGTGAATTGGAAGCACCTTGGGTAGATCAACAAATGGATCTGATGGAGCCGGAAGATCTGCAGCGGGCCTATCAGCGCCTAAAGAGAAAGCAAAAAGGGAAGGCGGACACGTTCGATGATTTCCAGCAGGAACGGGAGATCCTTGCCCGGATGGTGGTCAGTGATCGGCTCAAGCCTCTGCGCAAATGGATCAAATCGTTACGTTTTGTCGATGTCCGTCAACTGTATGCGCACTTGTTCAACGATCGGGCGCAGATGGTTCGCCTCTTGGGAGAGGAAGCACTGCCTTCACACTGGGAAGAGATTGGTGAGATGACACTTCGCAGACTGAGAGTACAGGAGCTGGCCTATGAGGATATCACACCATATTTGTATCTGCGTGAGTTACTGCTCGGATTCCATATTAACTCCAATATCCGCCATGTGATTATTGACGAGGCACAGGATTACTCGGCCTTCCAACTGGCCTTTATGAAAAGATTGTTCCCGAGATCAAAAATCACCGCACTTGGAGATTTTAATCAAGCGATCTATGCACACTCTTCGGTATTGAGTGGTACGGGGCCGCTGACCAATCTGTATGGACCGGAAAATACGGAAGTGATCGAGCTGACGAGAAGTTATCGTTCAACACAGGAGATCGTGGAGTTTACACGCGGCATGGTTCCGGGTGGAGAAGAGATTGTTCCATTTAACCGGGGTGGGGAGAAGCCGAAAGTGATCGTTTCCTCCAATGAACAGGAGCATCTGGATGTCATTACAGCTGATCTCAAACATCTGATACAGGAAGGGTATGAATCAGTCGCGGTCATCTGTAAGACTGCGGAAGAGAGCAAGGACATCCATGAAGCATTAAGCAAAGTACTGCCTGCCACACCGAAGCTGATTAAGAAAACAACGCTGGCCTTTGAACGGGGTGTGCATGTTATCCCGGCGTATCTTGCCAAAGGTGTGGAGTTTGATGCGGTTCTGATCTATGACGGATCTGCATCGCAATATGCGCAGGAGCACGAACGTAAGCTGTTCTATACGGCATGTACTCGTGCGATGCATTTACTGCATATCTATTGCATGGGGAAACCGAGTCCATTCATTACGTCCCAGTCCGAGGAATTGTATGATATGGGCAAGGTGTCTGCGGCTCAGGCCGACTGA
- a CDS encoding HD domain-containing protein: protein MQENSPQHLNQSTQQSGHGDQVDGTLTGEAILRAARAFVKGDAAAHTDGHDWPHIERVTALAVELAHRMGADPFICELAALLHDVPDEKLNESLESGMAKLNAWLDTQPLEAGTREAVVHIISSISYAGGQRPAVSSLEAQVVQDADRLDALGAIGIARTFAFAGARGREMYDPALSPREQMSREEYRNGRSTTINHFYEKLFKLKDLMNTSYGKELAEQRHDFMVQFVEQFKREWEGRFS, encoded by the coding sequence ATGCAAGAGAATTCCCCTCAACATCTGAACCAAAGCACGCAACAATCAGGGCATGGGGATCAGGTTGATGGTACGTTAACAGGAGAGGCTATTCTTCGGGCGGCTCGCGCTTTTGTTAAAGGAGATGCGGCCGCACATACAGATGGTCATGACTGGCCCCATATCGAGCGGGTGACCGCACTTGCGGTCGAGCTTGCACACCGTATGGGTGCTGATCCCTTTATCTGTGAACTCGCTGCATTGCTTCATGATGTGCCGGATGAGAAGCTTAACGAAAGTCTCGAATCCGGAATGGCGAAGCTGAATGCATGGCTGGACACCCAGCCGCTTGAAGCGGGCACACGGGAAGCTGTGGTACACATCATTAGTTCCATTTCCTATGCAGGAGGACAACGCCCTGCCGTCTCATCCCTGGAAGCTCAGGTGGTGCAGGATGCAGATCGCCTGGATGCGCTGGGCGCTATTGGTATTGCGCGTACGTTTGCTTTTGCTGGCGCGAGAGGTCGTGAGATGTATGATCCTGCTCTATCGCCACGAGAGCAGATGTCGCGGGAGGAATATCGGAATGGACGCAGTACAACGATCAATCACTTTTACGAAAAGCTGTTTAAGCTTAAAGATCTGATGAACACGTCCTATGGCAAGGAACTGGCAGAGCAGCGTCATGACTTTATGGTGCAGTTCGTGGAGCAATTTAAGCGTGAATGGGAAGGAAGGTTCTCATAA
- a CDS encoding NAD-dependent malic enzyme, which yields MNQRNLDGNSFIIRLEMTTKDIKFGEVASAISEAGGDIIAIDVISTNQDVSVRDLTVAVTDAQDNSKIIEGVRQLKGASIINVSDRTFLLHLGGKIEVTPKVPIHNREDLSRVYTPDVARVCSAISEEPGKAFSLTIKRNTVAVVSDGSAVLGLGNIGPRAAMPVMEGKAMLFKQFAGVDAFPICLDTQDTEEIIRTVKAISPAFGGINLEDISSPRCFEIERRLNEELDIPVFHDDQHGTAVVLYAGLINALKLVGKSITDVKIVVCGIGAAGVACSNILLSAGASRVVGVDREGALVRTNTYENEVWSDYAARTNPELETGSLRDVIRGADVFIGLSRGNLLTREDVQTMAADPIVFAMANPVPEIMPSVVEDIVAVMATGRSDYPNQINNVLCFPGMFRAVLDCRASEINEEMKLAAAQAIASAISDEERTRYYIIPSVFNDKIVKSMRNRVIEAAVKTGVARRIPREQTREGGDV from the coding sequence ATGAATCAAAGGAATTTAGACGGTAATAGCTTTATTATTCGGCTGGAAATGACAACAAAAGACATCAAGTTTGGCGAAGTGGCCTCGGCCATCTCGGAAGCTGGTGGAGACATTATCGCCATTGACGTAATTTCGACCAATCAGGATGTAAGTGTGCGCGACTTAACTGTCGCTGTAACGGATGCACAAGATAACAGCAAAATTATAGAAGGGGTGCGCCAGCTTAAAGGGGCATCCATCATAAACGTATCGGACCGGACGTTCCTGCTGCACTTGGGCGGCAAGATTGAGGTTACTCCGAAGGTCCCGATTCATAACCGGGAAGATCTGTCACGCGTATATACACCGGATGTGGCCCGGGTATGTTCGGCTATATCAGAAGAGCCTGGAAAAGCATTTTCGCTGACAATCAAGCGGAATACGGTTGCCGTAGTATCGGATGGTAGTGCCGTGCTTGGACTCGGCAACATTGGACCACGAGCCGCGATGCCAGTCATGGAAGGTAAAGCAATGTTGTTCAAACAGTTTGCAGGAGTGGACGCTTTCCCGATCTGCCTGGATACACAGGATACTGAGGAAATCATTCGAACTGTGAAAGCGATCTCACCAGCATTTGGCGGGATTAATCTGGAGGATATTTCTTCACCACGTTGCTTTGAAATTGAGCGTCGTCTGAATGAGGAACTGGACATTCCGGTATTTCATGATGATCAGCATGGTACAGCAGTTGTGTTGTACGCAGGTCTGATCAATGCGCTCAAGCTGGTTGGCAAGTCCATCACAGATGTAAAAATTGTCGTCTGTGGTATTGGTGCAGCAGGTGTGGCGTGCAGTAATATTCTGCTGTCCGCGGGTGCGAGTCGGGTTGTCGGAGTTGATCGTGAAGGTGCGCTGGTACGGACGAATACCTATGAAAATGAAGTATGGAGCGATTATGCGGCTCGTACCAATCCAGAACTGGAGACAGGCTCACTTCGTGATGTGATTCGCGGGGCAGATGTCTTCATCGGTCTGTCACGAGGTAATCTGTTAACCCGGGAAGATGTGCAAACCATGGCCGCCGACCCAATTGTCTTCGCCATGGCGAATCCGGTACCGGAGATTATGCCGTCTGTGGTGGAAGATATCGTTGCTGTCATGGCTACAGGGCGATCAGATTATCCGAATCAGATCAATAACGTATTGTGTTTCCCAGGTATGTTCAGAGCCGTGCTGGATTGCCGTGCCAGTGAGATTAATGAGGAGATGAAGCTCGCAGCAGCTCAGGCGATTGCTTCAGCCATTTCGGATGAAGAGCGCACCCGTTATTATATTATTCCGAGTGTGTTCAATGATAAAATCGTCAAATCGATGCGCAATCGCGTGATTGAAGCAGCGGTCAAGACCGGTGTTGCAAGACGTATACCGCGTGAACAAACTCGCGAAGGCGGGGACGTGTAA
- a CDS encoding FUSC family protein — protein sequence MSFGARVLKTGIAVTLALYLSSMFLNPQSPVPAAIAAIFAMQPSIYRSWKYFLDQLQTTTLGAIVALLGGMVLSNEPIAVGLIIVLVIMICLKLNMGETVGLTLVTVVSIMEASGDWHFALNRFLLTLVGIVSAFLINITVFPPKPKVQFVKQIQSVFSGMSLLLRTSISDEIKEVVFRDEKNNLGGSIKSLSDKYNLFEEEQKKMKRSKFSETRQMVVYKQMLLSLQKGFDVLDSVERHYFQAQRTPEMDQFFDTHLELVIKFHEHALLKFEDKLKPNGEEAAQFILDNDRFMEQAISQFDIDQEGMLRLSIVAAAIYDYGYQLERLNRLAEHVHSASEDKESQDKILNWLKWP from the coding sequence ATGTCATTTGGTGCACGTGTACTTAAGACAGGGATTGCGGTCACGCTGGCCCTGTACCTTAGCAGCATGTTCCTGAACCCGCAATCTCCCGTCCCCGCAGCGATTGCGGCCATCTTTGCGATGCAGCCATCCATATATCGTTCCTGGAAGTATTTCCTGGATCAGCTGCAGACCACCACACTAGGGGCAATTGTGGCCTTGCTGGGAGGCATGGTGCTATCCAATGAGCCCATCGCCGTCGGGTTAATTATTGTGCTGGTTATTATGATTTGTCTTAAATTAAATATGGGCGAAACGGTCGGCCTGACGCTGGTAACCGTTGTTTCAATTATGGAAGCGTCGGGTGACTGGCATTTTGCATTGAATCGTTTCCTGCTGACACTTGTCGGCATAGTATCTGCTTTTCTTATTAATATAACGGTATTTCCACCCAAGCCAAAGGTTCAGTTCGTGAAGCAGATTCAGAGTGTGTTCAGTGGCATGTCACTACTGCTGCGGACGTCGATCTCAGATGAGATCAAGGAAGTGGTGTTCCGGGATGAGAAAAACAATCTGGGCGGTTCCATTAAATCTTTGTCAGATAAGTATAATTTGTTTGAAGAAGAACAGAAGAAGATGAAACGTTCCAAATTCAGCGAGACCCGGCAGATGGTCGTATACAAACAGATGCTGCTGAGTCTGCAAAAAGGATTCGATGTGCTGGATTCGGTAGAACGCCATTATTTCCAGGCACAGCGCACACCTGAAATGGATCAGTTCTTTGATACACATCTGGAGCTTGTGATCAAATTCCATGAACATGCGCTGCTCAAATTCGAGGATAAGCTGAAACCAAACGGGGAAGAAGCGGCACAGTTCATTTTGGATAATGATCGTTTCATGGAGCAGGCCATTTCCCAGTTTGATATTGATCAGGAAGGGATGCTGAGATTGTCCATCGTAGCCGCTGCAATCTATGATTATGGCTATCAGCTGGAACGTTTAAACCGGCTTGCGGAACATGTGCATAGTGCCAGTGAAGACAAGGAGTCACAGGATAAAATTCTGAATTGGCTTAAATGGCCGTAA